One window of the Desulforegulaceae bacterium genome contains the following:
- the fabG gene encoding 3-oxoacyl-ACP reductase FabG, which translates to MGIEKRTAFVSGASRGIGKAVALKLAEMGFKVIINYSSSENQAKQVLEQIENFGGEGRLACFDVTDRKACKDEFKKITEIEKRLDILVHSAGIRKDGLAVRMKDENWDRVIDVNLTAFFNLAKPAVKLMLKNKWGRILGISSTSGQAGVPGQINYSASKAGLIGAIKSLSKEIGPRNITVNALSPGFIETEMTDSLDKEEIVKTIPLQRFGTAVEVAAVAGFLCSEEASYITGQVIGINGGIY; encoded by the coding sequence ATGGGAATAGAAAAAAGAACAGCCTTTGTATCAGGGGCTTCAAGGGGGATTGGAAAAGCTGTAGCCTTAAAGCTTGCAGAAATGGGTTTTAAAGTGATAATCAATTATTCTTCTTCTGAAAATCAGGCAAAGCAAGTTCTTGAGCAGATTGAAAATTTTGGAGGAGAAGGAAGACTTGCCTGTTTTGATGTAACTGATAGAAAAGCATGCAAAGATGAGTTTAAAAAAATAACTGAAATAGAAAAAAGGCTTGATATTCTTGTTCATAGTGCAGGAATAAGAAAAGACGGTCTTGCAGTTAGAATGAAAGATGAGAACTGGGATCGGGTAATTGATGTAAATCTTACAGCTTTTTTTAATCTGGCAAAACCTGCTGTAAAATTGATGCTTAAAAATAAATGGGGAAGAATTTTGGGGATTTCTTCAACCTCAGGTCAGGCAGGAGTTCCCGGTCAAATAAATTATTCAGCTTCAAAGGCTGGTCTTATAGGGGCAATAAAATCTCTTTCCAAAGAAATTGGGCCAAGAAATATAACAGTAAATGCTTTAAGTCCGGGTTTTATTGAAACTGAAATGACCGATTCCCTTGACAAAGAAGAAATTGTTAAAACAATACCTTTACAAAGATTTGGAACTGCAGTTGAAGTTGCAGCTGTAGCAGGTTTTTTATGCTCTGAAGAAGCTTCCTATATTACAGGGCAGGTTATTGGTATAAATGGCGGAATTTATTAA
- the guaB gene encoding IMP dehydrogenase: protein MTNIPPELAYSFDDVLLVPNYSDVLPSDCDTRTQLTREIKLNVPIISAAMDTVTESDAAISMARVGGIGIIHRNMTPEQQAIEVDKVKKSESGMIVDPVTISPDKPVSEVLQLMSTYRISGVPVVDGKKLVGIVTNRDLRFEQDFSKSISEVMTKENLVTVKEGITLEESKAKLHEHRIEKLLVVDSTGTLTGMITIKDIEKIRKYPFACKDEMGRLRVGAAVGVGPDMMERTEALVNAGIDVLCIDTSHGHSQNVLDSIKNIKAAFPSLQVIAGNVATGKGAEALVEAGVDAIKVGIGPGSICTTRIVAGVGVPQLTAIMNCKSVSNKTGVPLIADGGIKYSGDIIKALGAGAHCVMLGGLLAGTEESPGDTILYQGRTYKAYRGMGSIEAMKSGSKDRYYLGDKQSDEGLVPEGIVGRVPYKGTISENVLQLVGGVKAGMGYIGARTIEEVRERSRFVRISPAGLRESHVHNVIITQEAPNYRVE, encoded by the coding sequence ATGACAAATATCCCGCCGGAATTAGCCTATTCATTTGATGATGTCTTGCTTGTCCCGAATTATTCTGATGTTCTTCCCTCAGACTGTGATACAAGAACACAGCTTACTCGGGAAATCAAGCTCAATGTGCCGATTATAAGTGCTGCAATGGATACAGTTACAGAGTCGGATGCAGCCATCAGCATGGCAAGAGTTGGCGGAATCGGTATAATACACAGAAACATGACCCCTGAACAACAGGCGATTGAGGTTGACAAGGTAAAAAAATCTGAAAGCGGAATGATTGTAGATCCTGTGACAATTTCTCCAGACAAGCCTGTTTCTGAGGTTCTTCAGCTTATGTCAACATATAGAATTTCAGGTGTTCCTGTGGTAGACGGCAAAAAGCTTGTTGGTATTGTAACAAACAGGGATTTGAGGTTTGAGCAAGACTTTTCAAAGTCCATAAGTGAAGTGATGACCAAGGAAAATCTTGTTACAGTAAAAGAAGGAATCACCCTTGAAGAATCCAAGGCAAAACTTCATGAACATAGAATTGAAAAGCTTTTAGTTGTAGACTCAACAGGCACCCTTACAGGAATGATAACTATAAAAGATATTGAAAAAATAAGAAAATATCCTTTTGCCTGTAAGGATGAAATGGGAAGATTAAGGGTTGGAGCTGCTGTAGGTGTTGGTCCTGATATGATGGAAAGAACTGAAGCCCTTGTTAATGCAGGAATCGATGTTTTATGTATAGACACTTCCCACGGACATTCCCAAAACGTTCTTGATTCAATAAAAAATATCAAGGCGGCTTTTCCTTCCCTTCAGGTTATTGCAGGAAATGTTGCAACTGGAAAAGGCGCAGAAGCTCTTGTAGAAGCCGGAGTTGATGCAATTAAAGTAGGGATTGGTCCAGGTTCAATATGCACCACAAGAATTGTTGCAGGAGTTGGTGTTCCTCAGCTGACAGCCATAATGAATTGTAAGTCAGTCTCCAATAAAACAGGAGTTCCTCTTATAGCTGACGGAGGTATCAAATATTCAGGAGATATAATCAAGGCTTTAGGAGCAGGGGCACATTGTGTAATGCTTGGAGGGCTTCTTGCCGGTACAGAGGAAAGTCCTGGAGACACAATTTTATACCAGGGGAGAACATACAAAGCATACAGAGGCATGGGCTCAATTGAAGCAATGAAATCTGGAAGCAAGGACAGATATTATCTTGGAGATAAGCAGTCTGATGAAGGTCTTGTTCCAGAAGGTATAGTTGGAAGGGTTCCATACAAAGGAACAATCTCTGAAAATGTTCTTCAGCTTGTAGGCGGTGTAAAAGCAGGGATGGGATATATAGGAGCAAGAACAATTGAAGAGGTAAGAGAAAGATCAAGGTTTGTCAGAATAAGCCCTGCTGGTTTAAGAGAAAGCCATGTTCATAATGTTATTATAACCCAGGAAGCACCAAATTACAGAGTTGAATAA
- the dnaE gene encoding DNA polymerase III subunit alpha, translated as MSGLKFAHLHLHSEYSLLDGAIRFKQLFKKLKENNMDSVALTDHGTMFGAAEFYDLAKQEGIHPVIGCECYMAKRSLKDKTPQDKSSAHLVLLAENNLGYQNLCKLASIAKLEGFYYKPRIDDEVLKKYSKGLIALSACLKGEIPQLILKKDFEGAKKKALFYNEMFGQNNFFLEVQKNGIQEQEIVNLGIEKLSKELSIPMVATNDCHYLNKEDSRAHEILLCVQTGKTIDDPTRFKFGTNSLYVKTPEEMQSDLGKYEGAVSNTWEIAQRCQVEFDFNTYHFPAIELQPGESEDEMFEREALEGFKKRLEEVKKRNPKINEEEYQKRLQYEIDTIQNMGFSAYFIIVADFIRFSKNSNIPVGPGRGSAAGSMVAYSMGITDLDPIEHNLIFERFLNPERISMPDIDVDFCINGREKVFNYVVEKYGKDKVSHIITYGTMKSRGVLRDVGRALGIPLKEVDYIAKLIPDKIGISLDESIEQEPEIMRTVEGRDDLMELIKVSKVLEGLTRHASTHAAGVVIGDKPLSDYLPLYSGKQDETITQFDMEYVEKIGLVKFDFLGLRNLTVIAEALRLIEKQGLLPPDLKNLDFEDQATFELLKKGDTTGVFQLESSGMKDLLKRLKPESFNDIIALVALYRPGPLESGMVNDFVKRKHGEEKISYPIAQLEPILKETYGVILYQEQVMKIASVLANYSMADADGLRKAMGKKIKSMMDEHRAKFLEGAKENKIAKDKAEYIFDLMEKFAGYGFNKSHSAAYALISYQTAYLKAHFPVAFMAALLNSEINSIDGVVKFIDECKLQKIEILKPNINKSDTYFKVEDNKIRFGLAAAKNVGESVVDHIVEERQKNDEFKDIFDFCERCDLRKVNKRVVEALIKCGAFDGTGIKRAQLVSVIEEATEYGQRVKKDKASPQMGFFDSDESFSAMFDKPVVPDIEEWDEKELLLQEKEALGFYISGHPLNAYKDVITTYSNADSLSLGELKDGDIVIVGGILSKIKVIYTKKNDKMAFVTIEDFKDFLEIVVFSDLYVQTSDYFYEDSVLMVAGKVQKNEKGLSLIAIKIYPADLAEENLSGCIYITMESVSHTPEDVLKLQEILRRHPGTKKIYIDVFTKSGAQLLMELPDILNVNITKELVEELREFAGKEKVWVKPLDLNVFAEKERKPRFTAREKKY; from the coding sequence ATGTCTGGTTTAAAATTTGCGCATCTTCATCTTCATTCAGAATACAGTCTTCTTGACGGGGCCATAAGGTTTAAGCAGCTTTTTAAAAAACTTAAAGAAAACAATATGGATTCTGTGGCTTTAACTGATCATGGAACTATGTTTGGAGCTGCAGAATTTTATGACCTTGCAAAACAAGAAGGGATTCACCCTGTAATAGGTTGTGAATGCTATATGGCTAAAAGAAGTCTTAAAGATAAAACACCCCAGGATAAAAGTTCTGCTCACCTTGTTCTTCTTGCTGAAAACAACCTTGGTTATCAAAATTTGTGCAAGCTTGCCTCCATTGCAAAGCTTGAAGGGTTTTACTATAAGCCCAGAATTGATGATGAGGTTTTAAAAAAATATTCTAAAGGCCTTATTGCACTTTCTGCTTGTTTAAAAGGGGAAATTCCCCAGCTAATTTTAAAAAAAGATTTTGAAGGTGCCAAAAAAAAGGCACTTTTTTACAATGAAATGTTTGGACAGAACAATTTTTTTCTTGAAGTTCAGAAAAACGGGATTCAGGAGCAGGAAATTGTAAACTTGGGAATTGAAAAACTTTCAAAAGAGCTTTCAATTCCAATGGTGGCAACCAATGATTGTCATTATCTTAATAAGGAAGATTCAAGAGCCCATGAAATTCTTTTATGTGTTCAAACAGGTAAAACCATAGATGATCCCACAAGATTCAAATTTGGAACCAACTCCCTTTATGTAAAAACCCCAGAAGAAATGCAAAGTGATCTTGGAAAATATGAAGGAGCTGTTTCTAATACCTGGGAAATTGCCCAAAGGTGTCAGGTTGAATTTGATTTCAATACTTATCATTTCCCGGCAATCGAGCTTCAGCCCGGTGAATCTGAAGATGAAATGTTTGAAAGAGAAGCTCTTGAAGGGTTTAAAAAAAGACTTGAAGAGGTTAAAAAAAGAAATCCCAAAATAAATGAGGAAGAATACCAAAAAAGACTCCAATATGAAATTGATACAATACAAAACATGGGTTTTTCAGCCTATTTTATCATTGTTGCCGATTTTATAAGATTTAGCAAAAACAGTAATATTCCGGTAGGACCTGGAAGAGGTTCAGCTGCGGGAAGTATGGTTGCTTATTCAATGGGAATAACTGACCTTGATCCCATTGAGCATAATCTTATTTTTGAAAGATTTTTAAATCCTGAAAGAATAAGCATGCCTGATATTGATGTAGATTTTTGCATAAACGGCAGGGAAAAAGTTTTTAATTATGTGGTTGAAAAATACGGCAAAGATAAAGTTTCCCACATTATTACCTATGGAACAATGAAATCAAGGGGGGTTTTAAGAGATGTTGGAAGAGCCCTTGGGATTCCTTTGAAAGAAGTTGACTATATTGCCAAGCTTATTCCAGATAAAATTGGAATAAGCCTTGATGAGTCAATTGAGCAGGAGCCGGAAATAATGAGGACTGTTGAGGGAAGAGATGATCTTATGGAGCTTATTAAGGTTTCCAAAGTTCTTGAAGGTCTTACAAGACATGCTTCAACCCACGCAGCAGGTGTAGTTATAGGAGACAAACCTCTTTCAGATTATCTTCCCCTTTATTCAGGAAAGCAAGATGAAACAATTACCCAGTTTGATATGGAATATGTTGAAAAAATCGGTCTTGTAAAATTTGACTTTTTAGGATTGAGAAACCTTACAGTTATTGCAGAGGCTTTAAGGCTTATAGAAAAGCAGGGTCTTCTTCCTCCTGATTTAAAAAACCTTGATTTTGAAGATCAGGCTACTTTTGAGCTTCTTAAAAAAGGAGATACCACTGGAGTTTTTCAGCTTGAAAGTTCGGGAATGAAAGATTTGTTAAAACGTCTTAAGCCCGAAAGTTTTAATGATATAATTGCTCTTGTGGCTTTATACAGGCCGGGCCCCCTTGAAAGTGGAATGGTAAATGATTTTGTAAAAAGAAAACATGGGGAAGAAAAAATTTCTTATCCCATTGCCCAGCTTGAGCCTATTTTAAAAGAAACTTATGGAGTGATTTTATATCAGGAACAGGTAATGAAAATTGCAAGTGTTCTTGCAAATTATTCAATGGCAGATGCTGATGGCTTAAGAAAAGCAATGGGTAAAAAAATTAAATCCATGATGGATGAACACAGGGCTAAGTTTTTAGAAGGAGCAAAGGAAAATAAGATTGCTAAAGACAAGGCTGAATATATTTTTGATCTAATGGAAAAATTTGCAGGATATGGTTTTAACAAATCCCATAGTGCAGCTTATGCACTTATTTCATACCAGACTGCCTATTTAAAAGCTCATTTTCCAGTTGCTTTTATGGCTGCTCTTTTAAATAGTGAAATAAATTCAATAGATGGGGTGGTAAAATTTATTGATGAGTGCAAATTGCAGAAAATAGAAATTTTAAAACCCAATATAAATAAGTCTGATACTTATTTTAAGGTTGAGGATAATAAAATCCGTTTTGGTCTTGCAGCTGCAAAAAACGTAGGAGAATCTGTAGTTGATCATATTGTTGAGGAAAGACAAAAAAACGATGAATTTAAAGATATTTTCGATTTTTGCGAACGCTGTGATTTGAGAAAAGTGAACAAAAGAGTGGTTGAAGCCTTGATTAAATGCGGAGCTTTTGATGGCACAGGTATAAAAAGAGCTCAGCTTGTTTCTGTTATTGAAGAGGCTACTGAATATGGGCAGAGAGTAAAAAAAGACAAAGCAAGTCCTCAAATGGGTTTTTTTGATTCAGATGAAAGCTTTTCAGCAATGTTTGATAAACCAGTTGTTCCAGACATTGAAGAATGGGATGAAAAAGAGCTTCTTCTCCAGGAAAAAGAAGCCCTTGGATTTTATATTTCAGGGCACCCTTTAAATGCCTATAAAGATGTAATTACAACTTATTCCAATGCTGATTCATTAAGTCTTGGTGAATTAAAAGATGGAGATATTGTAATTGTTGGAGGAATTTTAAGTAAAATCAAGGTCATTTATACAAAAAAGAACGATAAAATGGCTTTTGTAACAATTGAAGATTTTAAGGATTTTCTGGAGATTGTTGTTTTTTCAGATCTTTATGTCCAAACTTCTGATTATTTTTATGAAGACAGTGTTCTTATGGTGGCAGGTAAAGTTCAAAAAAATGAAAAAGGCCTGAGCCTTATTGCAATTAAAATTTATCCTGCGGATCTGGCTGAAGAAAATCTTAGCGGATGTATTTATATAACAATGGAATCCGTATCTCACACCCCTGAAGATGTGTTAAAACTTCAGGAAATTTTAAGAAGGCATCCTGGTACCAAAAAAATTTATATAGATGTATTTACTAAGTCAGGGGCCCAGCTTTTAATGGAACTTCCAGATATTTTAAATGTTAATATTACAAAAGAGCTGGTTGAAGAATTAAGAGAGTTTGCAGGAAAAGAAAAGGTTTGGGTAAAACCTCTTGATCTTAATGTTTTTGCTGAAAAAGAAAGAAAACCAAGATTTACGGCAAGAGAAAAAAAATATTAA
- a CDS encoding alpha/beta hydrolase — protein sequence MSTKKNRAEFVLQHGWGLSSSCWEGWKNKLGKNFIVSIPDRGYFGDEKIIKDFKTSSEKILVSHSFGLFLFEKSLLEKADSLIIISGFTKFHPEEKREVRRTRLLMKFMQKKLKLEPEKLLIDFYNGHDLRGNLDSNPDVFLLAKDLEQINTQTPDIESIKKIKNILIIHGAKDMVVPLSRAAYLKDNLFQAEMVEFEDGDHALPFVYENQVIEKIFEFLGFTNQ from the coding sequence ATGAGTACAAAAAAAAATAGGGCTGAATTTGTTCTTCAACACGGGTGGGGACTTTCATCTTCATGCTGGGAGGGATGGAAAAATAAGCTTGGTAAAAACTTTATAGTTTCCATTCCTGATAGGGGATATTTTGGAGATGAAAAAATAATTAAGGATTTTAAGACAAGCTCTGAAAAAATTCTTGTATCCCATTCTTTTGGACTTTTTCTTTTTGAAAAGTCGCTTTTAGAAAAAGCTGATTCACTTATAATAATAAGCGGATTTACAAAGTTTCATCCAGAGGAAAAAAGGGAGGTCAGGCGAACAAGGCTTCTTATGAAATTCATGCAGAAAAAACTTAAATTGGAGCCTGAAAAACTCTTAATAGATTTTTATAATGGCCATGATTTAAGGGGAAATTTGGATTCAAACCCAGATGTTTTTCTTTTAGCAAAGGATCTTGAACAAATTAACACCCAAACTCCAGATATTGAATCAATAAAAAAAATAAAAAACATTTTAATTATACATGGGGCAAAAGATATGGTGGTGCCTTTATCAAGGGCAGCTTATTTAAAAGACAACCTTTTTCAGGCTGAAATGGTTGAGTTTGAAGATGGAGATCATGCGCTTCCTTTTGTATATGAAAACCAAGTAATTGAAAAAATCTTTGAGTTTTTAGGTTTTACAAATCAATGA
- the bioD gene encoding dethiobiotin synthase has translation MRKISLPSKVFVTGTDTGIGKTFVSSVLSEKMKASYWKIIQTGNDSDKEFVKSTTTLSEDKIIDEAYKLKYPLSPYLASLKENKEININYILKKLDQIKDHKIICEGAGGVMVPVQRKYFISDLIKDIGFSAVIAARSGLGTINHTLLTIEHLKSKNIDIACIILNGEINEDNEKTIEDISEIPVFSFGYLDFSKKINIFEMFEEKFSFEIR, from the coding sequence ATGAGAAAAATCAGTCTTCCTTCTAAAGTTTTTGTTACAGGTACAGATACAGGAATTGGAAAGACTTTTGTATCATCTGTTCTTTCAGAAAAAATGAAGGCTTCGTATTGGAAAATAATTCAGACAGGAAATGATTCTGACAAAGAATTTGTAAAAAGTACTACCACTCTTTCCGAGGATAAAATAATAGATGAAGCCTATAAACTTAAATATCCTTTGTCACCTTATCTGGCTTCATTAAAGGAAAACAAAGAAATAAACATCAATTATATTTTAAAAAAGCTTGATCAAATAAAAGATCATAAAATTATCTGCGAAGGTGCAGGAGGAGTAATGGTTCCTGTGCAAAGAAAATATTTTATTTCTGATCTTATAAAAGATATTGGGTTTTCAGCGGTTATTGCTGCAAGATCAGGGCTTGGAACAATAAATCATACTCTTCTTACAATTGAGCATTTGAAAAGCAAAAACATTGACATAGCCTGTATAATTTTAAATGGTGAAATCAATGAAGATAACGAAAAAACAATTGAGGATATAAGTGAAATCCCTGTTTTTTCATTTGGTTATCTGGATTTTTCTAAAAAAATAAATATTTTTGAAATGTTTGAAGAAAAATTTTCTTTTGAAATAAGATAA
- a CDS encoding L-threonylcarbamoyladenylate synthase: protein MILKIYPENPQKRLINKICSCLKDGGVIIYPTDTYYGIGCDIKNKKAIARVNLIKKRTKKTPFSFICSDLNHISEYAKVSNISYRVLRRLLPGPYTFILEGSKQVPKMMLTKRKTAGIRVPDNTICTKIVRMLENPIISTTASDEKGIPFETFAEMSDYYEKLVDIIIDGGNVPNGPSSVISLINDQPEILRKGIGPIEEFE, encoded by the coding sequence ATGATACTGAAAATTTACCCCGAAAATCCACAAAAACGGCTCATTAACAAAATCTGCTCCTGCCTTAAAGACGGAGGGGTGATAATTTATCCAACAGACACATATTACGGAATAGGCTGTGATATTAAAAACAAAAAAGCCATTGCAAGGGTTAATTTAATTAAAAAAAGAACAAAAAAAACACCTTTCAGCTTTATCTGTTCAGACTTAAACCATATAAGTGAATATGCAAAAGTTTCAAACATTTCATACAGGGTACTAAGAAGACTTCTCCCTGGCCCTTATACATTTATTCTTGAAGGTTCCAAGCAAGTACCGAAAATGATGCTTACCAAAAGAAAAACAGCAGGTATAAGAGTGCCTGACAATACAATATGCACAAAAATTGTAAGAATGCTTGAAAACCCTATAATTTCCACAACTGCTTCTGATGAAAAAGGAATACCTTTTGAAACTTTTGCAGAAATGTCCGATTACTACGAAAAACTTGTAGACATAATAATTGATGGGGGAAATGTTCCAAACGGCCCCTCAAGTGTTATCTCTCTTATCAATGATCAACCTGAAATTTTAAGAAAAGGAATTGGGCCTATTGAAGAATTTGAATAA
- the bioA gene encoding adenosylmethionine--8-amino-7-oxononanoate transaminase, with the protein MKNKNSNFWLPFTQMKEVGEVIEIVKGEGSYLFTKDGRKILDAISSWWVTIHGHGNKVVAKAIGDQAKTLEQVICAGFTHLNAEVLSKNLVELLPLKISKMFYSDNGSTAVEVGLKMVFQYWKNKGDKNRRKFIAFENAYHGDTLGAMSVGGRSIFTDQFKELLFDTIYLEYPSTFEGDKKAEIKENLVIESLKKILKNQGSEIAGLIIEPLVQGAGGMNMARPVFLRKIEETMKEFEIPVIYDEVMTGFGRTGDLFACLKAKTNPDIICVSKGITGGFMPLAGTFCTDEIYQSFYSDDPLKTFFHGHSYTANPIGCAAGVASLKLLMENKNYEKIEAWHREGIKKFENNKNVEKIRICGTIMAFDIKTPGGGYLDKVGSFLKKEFLKKGFLLRPLGNVLYFLPPYCITKEELEVLYDCVNEVTSLL; encoded by the coding sequence ATGAAAAACAAAAATTCAAATTTCTGGCTTCCTTTCACTCAGATGAAAGAAGTTGGTGAAGTTATAGAAATAGTAAAAGGAGAGGGTTCTTATCTTTTTACAAAAGATGGAAGAAAAATTTTAGATGCAATTTCAAGCTGGTGGGTAACTATCCACGGCCATGGAAATAAGGTTGTTGCAAAAGCAATCGGAGATCAGGCAAAAACTTTAGAACAGGTTATTTGTGCGGGATTTACCCACTTAAATGCTGAGGTTCTTTCTAAAAATCTTGTTGAACTTCTTCCTTTAAAAATTTCCAAAATGTTTTATTCAGACAATGGTTCAACTGCTGTTGAAGTAGGTTTAAAAATGGTTTTTCAATATTGGAAAAACAAGGGGGATAAAAACAGAAGAAAATTTATTGCCTTTGAAAATGCCTATCATGGCGACACTTTGGGAGCCATGTCTGTTGGAGGCAGGTCTATTTTTACAGATCAATTTAAAGAACTTTTGTTTGATACAATTTATCTTGAATATCCCTCCACTTTTGAAGGTGATAAAAAAGCAGAAATAAAAGAAAACTTGGTTATTGAAAGTTTAAAGAAAATTCTTAAAAATCAAGGTTCAGAAATTGCTGGCTTGATCATAGAACCTCTTGTTCAGGGAGCAGGTGGGATGAATATGGCAAGGCCTGTTTTTTTAAGAAAAATTGAAGAAACAATGAAAGAATTTGAAATTCCTGTTATCTATGATGAGGTAATGACAGGATTTGGGCGGACAGGGGATTTGTTTGCCTGTTTAAAAGCAAAGACAAATCCTGATATTATCTGCGTTTCAAAAGGAATTACAGGGGGTTTTATGCCTCTTGCCGGAACATTTTGTACAGATGAAATCTATCAGTCATTTTATTCTGATGATCCTTTAAAAACTTTTTTTCATGGACACTCATATACTGCAAATCCCATAGGATGTGCTGCAGGAGTTGCCTCTTTAAAATTATTGATGGAAAATAAAAATTATGAAAAAATTGAAGCCTGGCACAGGGAAGGCATAAAAAAGTTTGAAAACAATAAAAATGTTGAAAAAATAAGAATTTGCGGAACAATAATGGCTTTTGATATAAAAACACCAGGCGGAGGATACCTTGACAAGGTGGGCTCTTTTTTGAAAAAAGAGTTTTTAAAAAAAGGATTTCTTTTACGACCCCTTGGCAATGTATTGTATTTTCTTCCTCCCTATTGCATTACAAAAGAAGAACTTGAGGTTTTGTATGATTGTGTAAATGAAGTTACCTCATTACTTTAA
- a CDS encoding 8-amino-7-oxononanoate synthase: MEKFDFYTRKLESRKKKNQKRSLVSYLPLKNGRVEKNGEVFLNLSSNDYLGLSFNEKIIEKGCEYARKFGAGTGASRLVTGSSKIFFEVEEKISKLKNKDKSIVLNSGYQANIGVISSLASRKSIIFSDYLNHNSIIKGALLSRAELRRFRHNDLNHLEEMLKKTKDKKYSSKIIVTESVFSMDGDIPDLEKIADLSEEYGCIFLADEAHSTGIFGENSMGLAKRADISIGTFGKGGGSFGAYVSCSEEIYEYFVNFCEALIFSTSLPPFNIGAISAFLDLIPKLDDKRAKLLNNSNALRKGLKEIGFDLPKGITQIIPVITGSEKSAIRLSEFLKKRKILCVPIRPPTVPENMSRIRLSLSAAHNKKDIDYILGVFDEYKKK, encoded by the coding sequence ATGGAAAAGTTTGATTTTTATACAAGAAAGCTTGAATCAAGAAAAAAGAAAAATCAGAAAAGATCTCTTGTTTCTTATCTTCCCTTAAAAAACGGGAGAGTTGAAAAAAATGGGGAAGTTTTTTTAAATTTAAGTTCAAATGATTATCTAGGGCTTTCTTTTAATGAAAAAATCATTGAAAAAGGGTGTGAGTATGCAAGAAAATTTGGAGCTGGCACCGGAGCTTCAAGACTTGTTACAGGAAGTTCAAAGATTTTTTTTGAGGTTGAGGAAAAGATTTCAAAACTTAAAAATAAAGATAAATCAATTGTTTTAAACTCGGGCTACCAGGCAAATATTGGGGTGATTTCTTCTCTTGCGTCAAGAAAAAGTATAATTTTTTCAGATTATTTAAATCACAATAGTATTATAAAAGGTGCTCTTTTAAGCAGGGCTGAACTTAGAAGGTTTAGGCATAATGATTTAAATCATCTTGAAGAAATGCTTAAAAAAACAAAAGACAAAAAATATTCTTCAAAAATCATTGTAACAGAATCAGTTTTCAGTATGGACGGAGATATCCCGGATCTTGAAAAAATTGCAGATTTAAGTGAGGAATATGGCTGTATTTTCCTTGCAGATGAGGCCCATTCAACTGGGATTTTTGGTGAAAACTCAATGGGACTTGCAAAAAGAGCTGATATTTCCATAGGAACCTTTGGAAAAGGCGGAGGTTCTTTTGGGGCCTATGTTTCATGTTCTGAAGAAATTTATGAGTATTTTGTAAATTTTTGTGAGGCTCTTATTTTTTCAACCTCTCTTCCTCCCTTTAATATTGGTGCAATTTCAGCTTTTCTAGATCTTATTCCTAAACTTGATGATAAAAGGGCTAAGCTTTTAAATAATTCAAATGCTTTGCGTAAAGGTTTAAAAGAAATTGGATTTGATCTTCCAAAGGGAATTACCCAGATTATTCCAGTAATTACAGGAAGTGAAAAAAGTGCAATCAGGCTTTCAGAGTTTTTAAAAAAAAGAAAGATTCTTTGTGTTCCCATTAGACCTCCCACAGTTCCAGAAAATATGTCAAGAATAAGACTTAGTTTATCTGCAGCTCATAATAAAAAAGATATTGATTATATTTTAGGTGTGTTTGATGAGTACAAAAAAAAATAG
- a CDS encoding methyltransferase: MKNLIRKSFSKHSITYDDYAIAQKKAAFLLKEEILKDGICEKNIEKIIEIGCGTGILSVYLDDFFKNSQIYFSDISSQMILECKKKIKTSRQRHFLLVNGENYKKENRFDLIVSSFTLQWFEDYGNALNNYLLSLKKNGFLYLAFQGPESFPEWKQTALELNLPFTGNLMPDPKKIKTIINKFSSSEVFKKEIKVNYNSSIDFFRSLQKIGAGHKTNSKSYSKKEFINLIKHWDKKTNNKVEITYVVYFVKGQK; the protein is encoded by the coding sequence ATGAAAAATTTAATAAGAAAAAGCTTTTCCAAACATTCAATTACCTATGATGATTATGCAATTGCTCAAAAAAAAGCAGCTTTTCTTTTAAAAGAAGAGATTTTAAAAGATGGAATTTGTGAAAAAAACATTGAAAAAATCATAGAAATTGGCTGTGGAACTGGAATTTTAAGCGTTTATCTAGATGATTTTTTTAAAAATTCTCAAATTTATTTTTCTGATATTTCTTCTCAAATGATCTTAGAGTGTAAAAAGAAAATAAAAACCTCGCGGCAAAGACATTTTCTTTTAGTAAATGGAGAAAATTATAAAAAAGAAAATCGTTTTGACTTAATTGTTTCTTCTTTTACTCTCCAATGGTTTGAAGATTATGGAAATGCCTTGAATAATTATTTATTATCATTAAAGAAAAACGGGTTTTTATACCTGGCTTTTCAAGGTCCTGAATCTTTCCCTGAATGGAAGCAAACAGCATTGGAATTAAACCTTCCTTTTACAGGAAATTTAATGCCTGATCCAAAAAAAATTAAAACCATAATAAACAAATTCAGCTCCAGTGAAGTTTTTAAAAAAGAAATAAAAGTCAATTATAATTCCTCCATTGATTTTTTCAGATCCTTGCAAAAAATTGGGGCAGGTCATAAAACAAATAGTAAATCTTATTCAAAAAAAGAATTTATAAATCTTATTAAACACTGGGATAAAAAAACAAATAATAAAGTTGAAATAACCTATGTGGTTTATTTTGTAAAAGGTCAAAAATAA